A window of Argopecten irradians isolate NY chromosome 1, Ai_NY, whole genome shotgun sequence contains these coding sequences:
- the LOC138315277 gene encoding uncharacterized protein, with protein MCIYNLKKIPIFNLCFNVAWMVLFDRKYINISLPDACFMALTLYIIIGISSWRVRKHQDNLIKDGVGKEAWFIRFFLQNGIAFYATWVTVATHLNVAMVMHYTGGVANDISCTTALGILLFVTILWFLTETILLDAFTRYLFSPYIVLIVALSGSLAKNYDLELRYRNSILSIIILGMAILFLLLKVIILLVRHFRVPSFPKSYSPTTSEKSLRLES; from the exons ATGTGCATTTAT aatttgaaaaaaattccaATTTTCAACCTTTGTTTCAACGTTGCCTGGATGGTATTATTTGACCGGAAGTACATCAATATTTCTCTGCCTGACGCATGTTTTATGGCCTTGACCTTGTATATAATTATCGGCATTTCGTCTTGGAGAGTAAGGAAACACCAAGACAACCTAATTAAAGATGGCGTCGGAAAGGAGGCATGGTTTATCCGCTTTTTTCTTCAGAACGGCATAGCGTTTTATGCCACGTGGGTGACCGTTGCTACCCATCTAAATGTTGCCATGGTGATGCACTACACTGGGGGAGTAGCCAATGACATATCCTGTACTACAGCTCTCGGGATTCTGCTATTTGTCACCATTTTGTGGTTCCTGACCGAGACCATTCTTCTAGACGCCTTTACTAGATACTTGTTTAGTCCATACATCGTCCTCATTGTTGCCCTGTCAGGGTCCCTGGCAAAGAactatgaccttgaacttcgtTACAGGAACTCCATTCTTTCGATTATCATCCTTGGAATGGCTATTCTTTTCTTATTGTTAAAAGTTATTATCCTGCTTGTACGTCACTTCCGCGTTCCCTCATTCCCTAAAAGCTATTCTCCAACAACGTCAGAAAAGTCACTAAGGCTTGAATCCTAG
- the LOC138319093 gene encoding uncharacterized protein translates to MGDNQGHNGFRIFLIVLTCFLFAVTLTLNYLGSGDIGKDIGIYESTTVEISDYFYLEITPAGWTFTIWAFIYVWQIVWLIYGLSTICRKSESGIYIYQLPVMPPVIYIIYIFNLCFNVAWMVLFDRKYINISLPDACFMALTLYIIIGISSWRVRKHQDNLIKDGVGKEAWFIRFFLQNGIAFYATWVTVATHLNVAMVMHYTGGVANDISCTTALGILLFVTILWFLTETILLDAFTRYLFSPYIVLIVALSGSLAKNYDLELRYRNSILSIIILGMAILFLLLKVIILLVRHFRVPSFPKSYSPTTSEKSLRLES, encoded by the exons ATGGGTGATAACCAAGGACACAATGGTTTTCGAATCTTCTTAATCGTGTTGACATGTTTCCTGTTCGCCGTGACCTTGACCCTCAACTACCTTGGGTCTGGTGACATTGGGAAAGACATAG GTATCTACGAGAGTACGACTGTTGAAATATCTGATTACTTTTATCTGGAAATCACCCCTGCTGGTTGGACCTTCACTATATGGGCCTTCATCTACGTCTGGCAAATCGTCTGGTTGATATACGGACTTTCAACGATATGCCGGAAGTCAGAGAGTGGTATCTATATCTATCAACTTCCGGTTATGCcacctgtaatatatatcatttacattttcaaccTTTGTTTCAACGTTGCCTGGATGGTATTATTTGACCGGAAGTACATCAATATTTCTCTGCCTGACGCATGTTTTATGGCCTTGACCTTGTATATAATTATCGGCATTTCGTCTTGGAGAGTAAGGAAACACCAAGACAACCTAATTAAAGATGGCGTCGGAAAGGAGGCATGGTTTATCCGCTTTTTTCTTCAGAACGGCATAGCGTTTTATGCCACGTGGGTGACCGTTGCTACCCATCTAAATGTTGCCATGGTGATGCACTACACTGGGGGAGTAGCCAATGACATATCCTGTACTACAGCTCTCGGGATTCTGCTATTTGTCACCATTTTGTGGTTCCTGACCGAGACCATTCTTCTAGACGCCTTTACTAGATACTTGTTTAGTCCATACATCGTCCTCATTGTTGCCCTGTCAGGGTCCCTGGCAAAGAactatgaccttgaacttcgtTACAGGAACTCCATTCTTTCGATTATCATCCTTGGAATGGCTATTCTTTTCTTATTGTTAAAAGTTATTATCCTGCTTGTACGTCACTTCCGCGTTCCCTCATTCCCTAAAAGCTATTCTCCAACAACGTCAGAAAAGTCACTAAGGCTTGAATCCTAG
- the LOC138319098 gene encoding uncharacterized protein yields MGANQGHSGFRIFVIVLTCFLFGATMFINYLAAGDLGKDLGIYESNTGDISDYFYLEITPASWTFTIWAFIYVWQIVWLIYGLSTICRKSESGIYIYQLPVMPPAIYIIFILNICTNIAWIILFDRKFINICLAVIILMALTLYIIIAISSWKIRKYQDSMNKDGAGKEAWFIRFFLQNGTAFYATWVTVATHLNVAMIMHYTGGVANDISCTTALGILLFVTILWFLTETILLDAFTRYLFSPYIVLIVAMSGSLAKNYDLELRYRNSILSIIILGMAVLFLLLKIIILLVRHFRVPSLTKTYSPTTSEKSLKLES; encoded by the exons ATGGGCGCTAATCAAGGACACAGTGGTTTTCGCATCTTCGTAATCGTGTTAACATGTTTCCTTTTTGGCGCGACGATGTTCATCAACTACCTTGCAGCTGGTGACCTTGGTAAAGACCTAG GTATCTATGAGAGCAATACTGGAGATATCTCTGATTATTTTTACCTGGAAATTACCCCTGCTAGCTGGACCTTCACGATATGGGCCTTCATTTACGTCTGGCAAATCGTCTGGCTGATATACGGACTTTCAACCATTTGCCGGAAGTCAGAGAGTGGTATTTACATCTATCAACTTCCGGTTATGCCACCcgcaatatatatcattttcattcTCAACATTTGCACTAACATTGCCTGGATCATATTGTTTGACCGAAAGTTCATAAATATTTGTCTTGCTGTTATCATTCTAATGGCCTTGACCTTGTACATAATTATCGCCATTTCCTCTTGGAAGATCAGGAAATACCAAGACAGCATGAACAAAGATGGGGCCGGAAAGGAGGCGTGGTTCATCCGCTTTTTTCTTCAGAATGGCACAGCGTTTTATGCCACATGGGTGACGGTTGCTACCCATCTCAATGTTGCCATGATCATGCACTACACTGGGGGAGTAGCTAATGACATATCCTGTACTACAGCTCTTGGGATTCTCTTGTTTGTCACCATTTTGTGGTTCCTGACCGAGACCATTCTTCTAGACGCCTTTACTAGATACTTGTTTAGTCCATACATCGTCCTCATTGTTGCCATGTCAGGGTCGCTAGCAAAGAactatgaccttgaacttcgtTACAGGAACTCCATTCTTTCGATTATCATCCTTGGGATGGCCGTTCTTTTCTTGTTGttaaaaatcatcattttaCTAGTTCGTCACTTTCGCGTTCCGTCACTCACTAAAACCTATTCTCCAACAACATCAGAAAAGTCACTCAAACTGGAGAGTTAG